Sequence from the Candidatus Limnocylindria bacterium genome:
CCGTGTACGACGCGATCGTCGCGGGCCTCGGCGCGCATGGCAGCGCCGCCGCGTATCACCTCGCGAAGCGCGGGCAGAGCGTGCTCGGGTTCGATCGCTTCGCGCGCGGACACACGCTCGCGTCGTTCGGCGGCCTCTCGCGCATCATCCGCCTCTCCTACTACGAGCACACGAGCTACGTCCCGCTCCTCGAACGCGCGTGGGACCTCTGGCGCGAGCTTGAGCGCGACAGCGGAGAGACGCTGCTCACACAGATTGGCGGCCTGTATATGGGACCGCCGGAGGGCGAGCTGGTGTCGGGTTCGCTCGCGAGCGCGCGGCTGCACGACCTCGCGCACGAAGTGCTCGACAACGCGGAGCTCAGGCGACGGTATCCGCTCTTCGAGATCGATCGCGAATGGATCGGCCTCTTCGATGCGCAGGCCGGCTGGCTCGCTCCCGAGCGTGCTGTCGAAACGCATCTCCGGCTCGCCGAGCG
This genomic interval carries:
- a CDS encoding FAD-dependent oxidoreductase, whose product is MSETVYDAIVAGLGAHGSAAAYHLAKRGQSVLGFDRFARGHTLASFGGLSRIIRLSYYEHTSYVPLLERAWDLWRELERDSGETLLTQIGGLYMGPPEGELVSGSLASARLHDLAHEVLDNAELRRRYPLFEIDREWIGLFDAQAGWLAPERAVETHLRLAER